A stretch of Onychomys torridus chromosome 2, mOncTor1.1, whole genome shotgun sequence DNA encodes these proteins:
- the LOC118577878 gene encoding 40S ribosomal protein S27-like, translating to MTELKKYKKLSMWMQHLGVNDFPQAATRVITLAINFSPKNASPKMMMRPPYQTTPPAKDLLHPSPDEEKRKHKKKRLVQSPNSYFMDVKCPGSYTITTVFSHAQTVVLCVGCCTVLCQPTGGKAWLTEGCSFRRKQHWKAPDSR from the exons tATAAgaaactctccatgtggatgcagcacCTGGGTGTGAATGACTTTCCACAAGCCGCCACG AGGGTCATAACCCTAGCCATCAACTTCTCACCCAAGAACGCTTCTCCCAAGATGATGATGAG ACCTCCCTACCAGACCACACCTCCCGCAAAGGATCTCCTTCATCCCTCTCCAGACgaggaaaagaggaaacacaagaaaaagcgCCTGGTGCAGAGCCCCAATTCCTACTTTATGGATGTGAAATGCCCAGGAAGCTATACGATCACCACGGTCTTTAGCCATGCACAGACGGTAGTCTTGTGTGTCGGCTGCTGCACTGTCCTCTGTCAGCCCACAGGTGGAAAAGCATGGCTGACAGAAGGATGCTCCTTCAGGAGGAAGCAGCACTGGAAAGCACCTGATTCAAGATGA